In one window of Cellulophaga sp. HaHa_2_95 DNA:
- a CDS encoding family 16 glycosylhydrolase, which translates to MISFLMVWSTISIAQKKKNRAIKEKTNTINSYPFSDPKNEGNWILNKEISDEFEGTEIDTTKWFVEGQNGDYYIWKGRAPSQFAPHNVIVEDGILKLRTQWEPDYPFAQESYADGSNNDTYGVFEGEPLPITTAGVVGKKRFLNGYMEVKSKQGNAAITGAFWAIGYEQELDVYELMGNPKIDGSIKANSYLATAHDWSPPAVRPTKVFNHVENLPFRTADDFHVYGAEWGKDFLKLFIDGKMVHHFTQDQVGTDWVLNNPMEIWLDSEIFKWLGLPHKEELPVDFEIDYMRVWQKPTSNLLAPAFYGFEGPILFEENPRPLKMVPEDSEPNDYQKFWSIDEASSQYLSIVHGDYNSGVNSLKFTGYGKNDSLAINTVKLVSPKGALKIPAGELKVSMKIWLDQGRVADKIHVTLTNPTINLVFSDLKKLPRREWVTIETTVNRNMASKADDQMILEIKKEDLPATKAAKFFIDDIEIKK; encoded by the coding sequence TGATAAGCTTTTTAATGGTTTGGTCTACCATAAGTATAGCCCAAAAAAAGAAGAATAGAGCTATAAAAGAAAAAACCAACACTATAAACTCCTACCCTTTTTCAGACCCTAAAAATGAAGGAAATTGGATTTTAAATAAAGAGATTAGCGATGAATTTGAAGGTACAGAAATTGACACTACCAAATGGTTTGTAGAAGGCCAAAATGGCGATTACTATATCTGGAAAGGGAGAGCTCCGTCTCAATTTGCACCCCACAATGTCATCGTAGAAGACGGTATTCTTAAATTACGTACTCAATGGGAACCGGATTACCCTTTTGCACAAGAAAGTTATGCAGACGGCAGTAATAATGACACCTATGGCGTTTTTGAAGGAGAACCTTTACCTATAACAACGGCTGGAGTTGTTGGTAAAAAACGCTTCTTAAATGGCTATATGGAAGTAAAATCTAAACAAGGAAATGCTGCTATCACTGGAGCTTTTTGGGCTATTGGCTATGAGCAAGAGTTAGATGTCTATGAATTAATGGGGAATCCAAAAATAGACGGAAGTATAAAAGCTAATTCCTATTTAGCAACCGCTCATGATTGGAGCCCTCCTGCGGTAAGACCTACCAAAGTTTTTAATCATGTAGAAAACTTACCTTTTAGAACAGCAGACGATTTTCATGTTTATGGTGCGGAATGGGGAAAAGACTTTCTAAAATTATTCATAGATGGTAAAATGGTCCATCATTTTACCCAAGATCAAGTAGGAACAGATTGGGTATTAAATAATCCGATGGAAATATGGTTAGATTCTGAAATTTTCAAATGGTTAGGGCTTCCTCACAAAGAAGAGCTTCCTGTAGATTTTGAGATTGACTACATGCGGGTATGGCAAAAGCCAACAAGCAATCTATTAGCACCTGCATTTTATGGCTTTGAAGGTCCTATATTATTTGAAGAAAACCCGAGACCCTTAAAAATGGTTCCTGAAGATTCTGAACCTAATGATTATCAAAAATTTTGGTCTATTGATGAGGCTTCCTCTCAATATTTAAGTATTGTTCATGGCGATTATAACTCGGGAGTAAATAGCTTAAAATTTACAGGCTATGGCAAAAATGACTCTTTGGCGATTAATACTGTTAAACTAGTAAGCCCAAAAGGCGCTCTAAAAATACCTGCAGGAGAATTGAAGGTTTCCATGAAAATTTGGTTAGACCAAGGACGTGTTGCTGATAAAATTCATGTTACACTAACCAATCCAACGATTAACTTGGTTTTTTCCGATCTTAAAAAATTACCTAGACGTGAATGGGTAACTATAGAAACAACAGTTAACAGAAACATGGCTTCTAAAGCAGATGATCAAATGATCCTAGAAATCAAAAAAGAAGATCTACCAGCAACAAAAGCTGCAAAGTTTTTTATTGATGATATTGAAATCAAAAAATAA